One Magnolia sinica isolate HGM2019 chromosome 2, MsV1, whole genome shotgun sequence genomic window, ggcattggtgtgaaaAGTTACAGATTATTCGACAAgttcacacgcaaggtcatcgcTAGCCGTGACGTCgttcgatgaaagctctctatttcGTAAGAATGAttaagaggagcaaaataaatctGAAAGGTTGATCGTAGGCGTTCAGATTGACATAAATGATACTCGGGCAGAGAAGATGCGAAGATAGAGGTACAGGATcaagtggagcagccacttgtgagaaggaacccaccgcgtAATCGCAGGTTCGagaagatacagggacgactctaatattgcatatgccctcattacagatgatggggaccgtctactattcagaggctcttgatgagcttgatgcaagaaaagtggaaggcggcgatggatgatgagatggactcgttacacaaaaatcacacatgcgagctagtggagcttccagtgccgaaaagtgatcggatgcaagtggtgattcaaaaggaaacaggatagatacaaagtaaggttggtagcgaagggttatgctcggaGAGAAtgaattgacttcacagagatattcggaCCGATGGTAGCAggtatctattagattcgtgttggcggttgcctaatacgatctcgagctagaacagatggatgtgaagaccgCATTCTGCATagagaattggaagagcagatctacatgaagcaaccagagggctacgaagttaaaggggagAAGAAAAatgtttgtaggttaatgagATCGTTGTCGGCTTGAAAcgcctaggcaatggtataaaaaatttgattctttcatagtgaGTCATAAATTTACTCGGAGCGAATACAATCaccgtgtctattacaagacactgggGATGGAAAATTCACCATCCTAGtcgtatgttgatgatatattgatattttgtcatgatatgtctaaaatcaacGTATTGAAGACTCGATTATcggggacattcgagatgaaagatctaggagTTGCAAAGAGGGTTtttggcatagatattcatagagacagaagaggagcaggctttggttatcacagggaATACCTtgaaaggtattgatcaagtatgggatggatcggACAAAGTTGGtaagcgttccccacgcggctcacttcaagctttcctcgaacaatgtcctaaatccaatAAGGAAAAgcagttatgtctcatgtgccttattcgaatgcggttggtagtttaatgtatgtcatggtttgtacgagaccagatatttcacaggtagtcggtgttgtgagtagatacatgtcaaaccccggcaagcaatattgagaagcggtgaaatggctacttcataTATTCGATGTACGAaaaactacgtcttaacttttgagaagataaGGACAAAGTtgatagggtatgtggattccaactacacaggcagtgtggattctaaaaagtctacttcaagatactcgtttgtactagcgggtggagcaatcagttggatgtcaaagattcagtctgtggtggctctttccacgaccgaagaagaatatatggcagtgacggaagcacttaaagaaggtgtttggctcagaggcatgataaatcagttgggactttagcaggaggtcgtgccggttaactatgatagcgagagcgctatcaatttggctaaaaattctgtttatcactcacgtactaaacacattgatgttcatcaccactttattcgacaggtgcttgaggaaggaggcgtaacattggagaagattcacaccagcatgaatccagcagacatgctcaccaaggtcattcctacagagaagttcaagttctgtgcaacttctctaggcttggcgatggcgtaaaagaaggacggagtgtgcacgagaagtgttgATTGAAGGTATGATGCAATATAGAAATAAGAGAAGAGCTCAAGGAGCTACACGACTGAAGattgaagatgtggtggagattgttgtcagaaaagCCTTCAATTTTTCAGAGTTTTGGGTTACACGATCGGTCGTGGCCTTTGCACAATCGGTCGTGGGAgcaactcgaccagtcgagcaatacacgactcaaagtctagcgagctcagttttttggtgtccgggatgctcgactagtcgaggggatGTCACAACCGGTCGAgagggtccctcgaccagtcgtggctatCCTTCAACCTGTcatagttacgcagattcgtttccaaaTTTACATGGTGACCTACCATATCACCATTTTGCCACATGTATGGTGAAGATTACGTTTCATGGGGTCTTCCAtgataatttcttcttctttctttcttttttctttttttcttctaaattacAACCCTTCaacgtaaaaaaataaataaatattatattttgaaGTAATTTAATAAattgggaaatggttctatgcggtccacctcatgggaacttcccatgaggtcgagatgtgtgggcccaccatgatacatgtcgaaaatctaccccatcagtcagatgcaccattccatgatgggcctcgGATTAAAAAATCAAGTCAACCGATAACTTTTGTGATCCACACCAcagacaaaagttgagaggggttactctcccattaaaacattcataatcatttgttgagcccaccaagttgtggttcacaaatccagcccatccattgtgtgtgtcccactttgatgaggggtcataccaattttcagacgcatccaagtttctggtgggccccaccaaatgattttatatgttttaggcatatcttcattgattttagatggtatggcccacctgagttcagtatatggttgatttttaagatatcacataatttaaaggggaccctttaaatgcatggtgttgatttttgacacacatcatggtagaacccatacagctcgacctcatgggaagttcccatgaggtcgaccgcataggACCATTTCCGTAATGAATTATATTTTTAAGTAAGTCTAAACATCTCCCTTTTATCTGCTGACAATTGAAGAACTCCTTCCCACAGATATGGATTCTTTcaatagaaccatttccatactAAATTATATTTTTAAGTAATTCTAAACACCTCCCTTTTATCTGCTGACAATTGAAGAACTCCTTCCCACAGATATGGATTCTTTCAATTACCTCCGGCCTGTTTGAGACGTTAGAGGAATCCGTGCCAAATGTCCCTGCTACCCGTATGACCAGTTCCTTTTGCCCGCCGTTGGCCCTACCTTACTGtccaatccactctattttaATACtggagattttttaaaaaaaaaagggtaattcgatcattaggtgggccagatcgtagaaatcaatggacaaccatccaaaaacctgACGCTTACGGGGTGGGCCACCTGACGGTTGAACCAGCCCAATTTTGGAGCGTCCCATTTTCACCACCGAGTGAAAtgctgaacaggttggatgacataagCATACTAGGTTGGGTCCGCATGCCTACAAATAGCTGCCTACTAGCCAGGTAAAACGGTGAAATGCTTAAAGATATCAGGCGAGGGAATCATCAACGAATCTCTCTTTCACGGAGGTATCTACAAGAGGGAGGCTTTTAAATTTGTCATAAAACAGAGGGCTAGTTCACGGTGCAACAGTCCacgatccaggccgttcattggGTGAGCCCCACTTCGTATCTGCTTGGGTGGATGGATAATAAAAATGTACAGTAAAGAGCATATTTACTAACGGCCAGTATCATATGGAAAAGAACCACCAGTTGGACCGTtcggatcatccaatcagttcgaTTGGTAGATCATGCCACGTGTCCCGTTTGGGTGCAGAGCACTTGTTAAGGGAAATGGATGATAGTTTAGATATGCGTTTGTCAAAAATGCTGAATATTTCAACTTTGTTATTTACATTTATACTTATTTCGTCTGAATTATATATATTCAGGGTGCGACATGTTTCTCTCGACAATGGGATGACACGGGAAGTACTATATGGGTAATTTTCTAAACTCGTCACTTGTTCAACAGCTGCACAGATGGGCCACCaatccaatggtctagattgatcaAGATGCAGCTCACCTGATTGAATACAGGAACTACCCATCGTTATGCTGTGACGATGTACCGGAAGGTTCCGTTTGGATTTAAGCAGTTTTCTGTGGGGATTATTGTAGGAATGAAGAGTATCGGAACTTGGTGAGGAGTGATCTCATCCAAGCACTTTTTGATGGCCTACCGCCCGGAACAGTCCGCTTCGGCTGCCATATCGTCCAAGTCAAAACAGATCCAGTAACTTCTCAGTCCGTCCTTCATTTCGATGATGGAAGTATGGCCACTGCCAAGGTAATCTATCAATCCTGGACGTcaaatcttttttgttttttctgacCGTTACATTGTTTTCTTAATTAACATTTCCCTTTTTGAGCAATGATGATAATATTCAGGAAACGAGAAGGgttcaagtccaaccggttggataaTAATTTACAGTCCTCCATTCCAATAGGTTGTCCCCACCATGGGGATCGGTTggaaaaatcagctccatccactcGTTAGGTgcgccacaccaaagaaaatcaaTGTTTTGATAGATAACAAAATactagtgtggtccaattggcaTGTGGATGATGCTGATTTTTGCATAAAATAATATCAACGATTGGGCCAACCAATTCGATGGATTGGACGTCACACATATGAAAATTTGGAATAGTTCAAATGATTTTGGTAATCAgctatttgattttgtttctccaATCGGCAACAAGCTCGTCCATTGGTTCATATTCCAGACGCGACTTCCTGAAGGTAGTAGTATTAGTTCAAATTCCAGCGAAGACTTATGGTAATCATTAAGCGATGAAAGATGCTAATCATGGTTAAAAGAATCGGTGATTTGGATCTAGTGCCACTAGGCAGTTAAAACTGCAAGACCCCACGACTAGTCTAGATCTCGTGTTGGAAAATGGAAATCTCATTTGTGGGTTCACTGACATGCATGCTTTTATCTTATATGTACATAGATTATGGAATATCAGGGAAGCCCGAAATCATCAGAGAAGCAGCACTGGAATTAATTAAGGGATTTCCACCAGAAATGATCGAATTGGCGGAGAACAGTCTCCTCGACTCTTTTACTTTCACAAAGATAAGATACAGAGCACCGTGGGATCTGTTATTGGGAAACTTGCACAGGGGAACGGTGACTGTGGCAGGGGACGCAATGCATGTGATGGGGCCGTTCCTTGGGCAAGGCGGTGCAGCTGGCCTAGAAGATGCAGTTGTGCTTGGAAGATGCCTGGCGAAAGCAATGCAGATGGACCCAAATGGAGATTACGCCGGGAAGCAGCTGGTGACTAGAGTTGGGTTGGCACTCGATGAATATGTTAAAGAAGGGAGGATGAGGGTGACAAGGTTGTCTATGCAGACGTACCTTAATGGATTGTTGATGGCAACCTCATCCGGTTTTACGAGTGGATTGATTGTGTTCGTGTTAAAGACTCTATTTGGTGGCGCACTTGAACATACTCAATATGACAGTGGCCGCCTTTGAAAACGTGTGTTCGTGTTTTCACAATAACCTGCTGCAAAGTGATGCAATAAGATTGGCAGTGGGGCCAACGATCACCACACATTCAAAGCTCCCCTCTTTCTAGGGCCCTCTCATCTCTAATTATTAAATTTCATgctttctaaaatgagctttgtAAGGGAAAAATAGTTAATAATGTATGTTAATTTCTTTCTTtgtgagaaatttttttattttcctttgtgaGTAATATTTGAGTGAGGGAATTACCAACCTTGAGTGAGTTCCCAAGCCATCTATTATGTATTTGGCCACCATTTTCAATCAAAGCAATcattctcctcctctctctctctctctctctctctctctctctctctctctctctaaatcagCATCATTTGGTGTTAGAGAAACTCGATGTTCAGGTACGAAAATGAGGCCCACCCCACCATATGGCTCCACTCAAAGATGTTCATATGTATGTTGAAAATGCAGCCACGTCGTTGATTGgtaataatatttaaataaaaaataaaaacaagtcaatagttgagttggtagcgaaattcttaattgagagtgaggtttagggatcgattcttgaagtagtaataataaatttttattaaatattattaaaaaaatttaaattcaagataagggaggatgtgctcatcaattttctttaaaaagggatacggaaagtttctgcattaaaaaaaaaaaagggagatagAAGCCCgaaagtaaaaggaagagaaaattctaagaaggctcgatcagataagttttaatcgttagatctttttaactttttattatattgttaatttcttcttgatctatacaatggatgatgtggatcatccaaaccatcattgtataggtgtgtataggcaattttaataaaatgatgtttttatgatttcggtCTAATTAATAAtgttttaggaataaattaaatggatggaatctgattgtgctaagatagatctgtacggatcatatgatccttaaggccaaaatatacaagggccataatttttagatcaatctaacattcagataggccacattagtcagatctaaaagtgtttaataaagtaatcttagatttttgcgcaagtgttcgTATCACTTGGTGTAAAAGATCGAGATAGTCCATCGATGTATGTGtggttaaatccacaccatccatttaatgtgtagaggcaaaacatgattgtacctcaagaatctggatgatctaATCATCCAATGGACCGCctcgattaattatttgacattaaatttcaggatcttaaaaagaaaatctaaattttgataattaaatttacataaacatataattttaattatttgattattttagatttggccacttagaatgttaatcaaaggtagaccccaccatgtaatacaaataaatgaataataatttgttgatataattgataggaccccggaattcaaatcaacctaattacattgcagagtcaatattaccaaactcaggtgagtaacccaacttgtctcataattcattaaaattaaaataaatcattgtgattgtttgattgatttactggtttgaatattttgatatgataattgtacgataaatttatatatgaatattttaattgagacaactatgccaaatatgaaaaatatgaggttacatatcatccttcattcattgcattgcataatgcatggtcgatcccaGGGGCcttccctggaagaaatgtcgatcctggtagagtgTTACCAGATGCAGGCTATACCCAAGCCTACCGAAAAGTGGAAACCTACCCAACAGGTGGATgcaggttgacgacctccaacccaagcagatggacgatcatcccatctgatgcattcatatatcattttacactcatatcattgtacatgtatttatgtattattttaattgctatgattatgaaccatgctgggttatatcactaagtctggccagcttacatttttattgatggaaaaaccatacagaggagccattagcagatgatgtgactCAAGAACTagaaggatctactgtacctgaacacgacctgCCTGAAACATAGCCATACCTATCCAaggatgaagtggcggcattagaaaatttttaattatatgttttattttgttagcacagtttaattaacgaataatgcatactgacatttattttgagactttaagcaattatttagatttatttttttgtaataatgttagcatggaataaatatcattatattataatggtattataaatgaatgattttaaggttcattttattttaagagtcgtcaatatttatatatgtttagttgattggtgctaagtattatgtatgtgtgattgagattatgatggaccttatattgaatataattatcatctctgattaaactgattaatgaattaaattagtacactttgtgtacgagttacgaactgaaactcgggtctaagggtgcacactctgtacccgtatttcggggcgtgacaataaccCCTTGAACCAGTAGATGATCatggcttaataggtaaacttTACTGATCTTCTCTTGACCTTGTGAGCCTAATTGAAAAGTAATAAGGCTAAACGATGTCTTAAGCTAGTCTAAAATTGTGCATCCAAAATAGTAGTTTTTGAGTGCTCTTCAATCCCATCGATAAAATTCAATCCAATTGAAGGTTCACTCGATCAGATTGAAGAATGAGTCTAGCAACCATCAAAGAAATTGCTTGATTTTATCAATGAATGACCGGCCTCTTGTGACATTTTCACGTGTATAGGTTTTTGAGTGCTCTTTGATTCAAGTATAAGTTGCGTTTGGTGACATTTTCACTCCTAACATTCTAAAAACACCGTTtctcttcaaaaataaaatttaaaaaattagaaaaatcgaATGACCAGCCTCTTGTGAAGCTAAGTTATCTTCTTACATTTGAAGAAGAGGGTCAGCTTGCTCGAGAGAGAGGAACCATCGGGTCCATCCCATGGAAAGTCACTCTGGGGCCATTCCGTACCAATGTTCTGTAATCCGGATCATTTATCCCACGTGCCCCATCATGGATGAGGGACGTTCTATAAATCTCGTGGATTTGAAGATCCTAGACTTGATGAAG contains:
- the LOC131224334 gene encoding monooxygenase 1-like; translated protein: MGSYSGDNDIIIIGAGICGLATALALHRKGIGSLVLERADSLRASGAAIGIHTNGWCALDQLGVGPTLREKANRIYVVRHVSLDNGMTREVLYGNEEYRNLVRSDLIQALFDGLPPGTVRFGCHIVQVKTDPVTSQSVLHFDDGSMATAKLFDFVSPIGNKLVHWFIFQTRLPEDYGISGKPEIIREAALELIKGFPPEMIELAENSLLDSFTFTKIRYRAPWDLLLGNLHRGTVTVAGDAMHVMGPFLGQGGAAGLEDAVVLGRCLAKAMQMDPNGDYAGKQLVTRVGLALDEYVKEGRMRVTRLSMQTYLNGLLMATSSGFTSGLIVFVLKTLFGGALEHTQYDSGRL